In Capsicum annuum cultivar UCD-10X-F1 chromosome 7, UCD10Xv1.1, whole genome shotgun sequence, one genomic interval encodes:
- the LOC107851961 gene encoding pentatricopeptide repeat-containing protein At1g09410, mitochondrial, with amino-acid sequence MYKPRSLVKIGLLSRQFLSRTYSKPKKHVHLQIISKPHVEKQSIFSCNKLIMSLGRQGKVVEARKLFDEMPDRDVVSYASMITVYLKHKELPEAERLFYSMPERNVVSDSAMVHAYAKAGRIDEARGIFDLMPDRNAYAWTSLISGYFRSRRVDEAQKLLQEMPEKNVVTWTTAMMGYAQNGLINEARRIFDQVLEKNVIVWTAMIRAYVEDHQVDQALELFYKMPERNLYSWNVIIQGCLNDNRVEKGLELFNAMPWRNAVSWTTIVTGLARNGMIEMAREYFDQMPNRDPAAWNAMITAYVDEGLVDKANELFDSMPNKDLVSWNVMIDGYAKSGLEAEALKCFILMLWSGLRPNQTTLTSVVTSSGGILELMQAHVLVLLLGFDQDTSLNNALVTMYSRCGDLNSSLITFENLKVKDVVSWTAIILAYANHGLGKQALQAFAQMLRSGNKPDEITFVGLLAACSHAGLVKKGQKFFESMSHAYDLKPRPEHYCCLVDILGRGKLVDEAIRVVQQMPPEERDGAVLGALLGACKLYGDVGVANQICDEILELEPGSSGAYILMANAYAASGRWGDFAQVRKKMKERKVKKVPGFSEIEVNGKNHVFFVGDRSHPEKKEIYALIKENLMPLMQEKMI; translated from the coding sequence ATGTATAAGCCTAGAAGTTTAGTTAAAATAGGCCTTCTGAGTCGTCAATTCCTTTCAAGAACatattcaaaacccaagaaacatGTACATTTGCAAATTATATCAAAACCCCACGTAGAAAAACAGTCCATTTTTAGCTGTAATAAACTAATCATGAGTTTAGGACGTCAAGGCAAAGTTGTCGAAGCTCGTAAACTGTTCGATGAAATGCCTGACAGAGATGTTGTTTCGTATGCTTCAATGATCACTGTTTATCTTAAACATAAGGAACTTCCTGAAGCTGAGAGGTTGTTTTATTCAATGCCTGAGAGGAATGTAGTATCTGATTCCGCTATGGTTCATGCGTACGCGAAAGCTGGGAGGATCGATGAGGCTCGGGGGATATTTGATTTGATGCCGGATAGGAATGCTTATGCTTGGACAAGTTTGATTTCCGGGTATTTTCGCAGTCGTAGAGTGGACGAAGCTCAGAAGTTGCTTCAAGAAATGCCTGAGAAAAATGTGGTTACGTGGACTACAGCGATGATGGGGTATGCTCAAAATGGTTTGATTAATGAGGCACGACGTATTTTTGATCAGGTTCTTGAAAAAAATGTCATTGTTTGGACGGCTATGATAAGGGCTTATGTTGAAGATCATCAGGTTGATCAAGCTCTTGAGCTCTTTTATAAGATGCCCGAACGTAATTTGTATTCTTGGAATGTTATTATTCAAGGCTGTTTGAATGATAATAGGGTGGAGAAAGGTTTGGAGCTTTTTAACGCGATGCCTTGGAGAAATGCGGTTTCTTGGACAACTATCGTTACTGGTCTTGCACGAAATGGGATGATAGAAATGGCAAGAGAGTATTTTGATCAAATGCCAAACAGGGATCCTGCTGCATGGAATGCTATGATAACAGCTTATGTTGACGAAGGCCTAGTGGATAAGGCCAACGAACTTTTTGATTCGATGCCTAATAAAGATCTTGTAAGTTGGAATGTAATGATTGATGGGTATGCGAAAAGTGGCCTCGAGGCTGAAGCCTTAAAGTGTTTCATTCTCATGCTTTGGTCGGGCTTAAGGCCGAATCAGACTACTCTTACCAGTGTAGTGACCTCAAGTGGGGGAATCCTTGAGTTAATGCAAGCTCATGTCCTTGTTTTACTGCTGGGATTCGACCAAGATACTTCACTTAACAACGCTCTTGTCACCATGTACTCCAGATGTGGAGATTTAAACTCATCGTTGATCACTTTTGAGAATCTGAAAGTAAAAGATGTTGTTTCGTGGACGGCAATAATACTGGCGTATGCAAATCATGGTCTTGGAAAACAAGCATTGCAAGCCTTTGCGCAGATGCTAAGGTCCGGTAACAAGCCAGACGAGATAACTTTTGTGGGACTCTTGGCAGCTTGTAGTCATGCTGGTCTTGTTAAGAAGGGTCAAAAGTTCTTCGAGTCGATGAGTCATGCCTATGATTTAAAACCGAGGCCCGAACATTACTGTTGCCTTGTTGACATTTTAGGTCGTGGTAAGTTAGTTGATGAAGCTATAAGGGTGGTGCAACAGATGCCTCCCGAGGAACGTGATGGTGCTGTTCTAGGGGCTTTGCTTGGTGCTTGTAAGTTGTATGGAGATGTTGGAGTAGCTAATCAGATTTGCGACGAAATATTAGAGCTTGAACCAGGTAGCTCAGGGGCTTATATACTAATGGCAAATGCTTATGCGGCTTCTGGGAGATGGGGCGATTTTGCGCAAGTAAGGAAGAAAATGAAGGAGAGGAAAGTGAAAAAAGTTCCCGGTTTTAGTGAAATTGAAGTCAATGGGaaaaatcatgtattttttgTGGGAGACAGGTCTCACCCTGAGAAAAAGGAGATTTACGCGcttattaaagaaaatttaatgCCTCTAATGCAAGAGAAGATGATTTAG
- the LOC107876341 gene encoding serine/threonine-protein phosphatase 7 long form homolog encodes MERVMHPSPVEPTLLRLQSHHRSELLWKEKTPYDLSIRPIKIETAWSLFTSYPSHHRVEEYLSSAGLYDVVRVGRMQYDRHLLTAMVERWRPKSHCFHLPFGEAMITLQGVQVLFGLRIDGHLIYLADIFGKGRSWRDMLEALTGYVGPISGRSFVSITNLTDFIKDELEMEPIGDDNPVAKVEKIARLSMLVILGGILLPNSSDINIRLHFLAFLDLTGSAGSYSWGSTILAYLYRSLYCASYEGARVRYGYLPLIQLIK; translated from the coding sequence ATGGAGCGTGTCATGCATCCCAGTCCTGTTGAACCTACACTACTTAGATTACAGAGTCATCATCGATCAGAGTTGCTGTGGAAAGAAAAAACACCATACGATTTGTCCATCAGGCCTATCAAGATTGAGACGGCTTGGTCTCTATTTACCTCGTACCCTTCGCATCACCGTGTTGAAGAATACTTATCCAGTGCGGGATTATATGATGTCGTAAGAGTTGGTAGAATGCAGTATGATCGACATCTTCTTACAGCCATGGTTGAGAGATGGAGGCCGAAAAGTCATTGCTTTCACCTGCCTTTCGGAGAGGCAATGATCACACTTCAGGGTGTACAAGTCTTGTTTGGTTTGCGTATTGATGGTCACCTAATTTATCTAGCAGATATTTTCGGTAAGGGTCGGTCTTGGCGTGATATGCTAGAGGCCCTCACGGGATATGTTGGGCCCATTAGTGGTAGGAGTTTTGTGAGTATAACAAATCTAACCGATTTTATTAAAGATGAGTTAGAAATGGAACCCATTGGAGACGATAATCCAGTTGCCAAGGTTGAGAAGATTGCTCGATTATCTATGTTGGTGATTCTTGGGGGAATCTTACTCCCAAACTCTTCGGACATCAATATTAGGCTACATTTTTTGGCATTCCTAGACCTCACTGGCTCTGCTGGTAGCTATAGTTGGGGCAGTACAATATTGGCCTACTTATACAGGTCACTATATTGCGCGTCATATGAAGGTGCACGCGTTCGATACGGATATCTACCACTTATTCAGTTAATTAAATGA